In Kitasatospora sp. NBC_00240, the following are encoded in one genomic region:
- a CDS encoding DUF3093 domain-containing protein, which translates to MYDERLTAPRSWWLLPVALGLTLALILLRVGGVAALIGLVIGIAAGAAAVNSYGSARIRVVQGSLVAGQARIPVEALGEAHPLTPVEAVAWRGVKADPRAFMLLRSYVPTALRVEVTDPADPTPYLYLSTRSPERLAAALAEARRRTA; encoded by the coding sequence ATGTACGACGAACGCCTCACCGCACCTCGCTCCTGGTGGCTCCTCCCGGTCGCGCTCGGGCTGACGCTCGCGCTGATCCTGCTGCGGGTCGGCGGGGTGGCCGCGCTGATCGGACTGGTGATCGGCATCGCCGCCGGGGCGGCGGCCGTCAACAGTTACGGCTCCGCCCGGATCCGGGTGGTGCAGGGCTCACTGGTGGCCGGCCAGGCCCGGATCCCGGTCGAGGCGCTCGGCGAGGCGCACCCGCTGACCCCGGTGGAGGCGGTCGCCTGGCGCGGGGTCAAGGCGGACCCGCGGGCGTTCATGCTGCTGCGCAGCTACGTCCCGACCGCGCTGCGGGTCGAGGTGACCGACCCGGCCGACCCGACGCCGTACCTGTACCTGTCGACCCGCTCACCCGAGCGGCTCGCGGCGGCGCTGGCCGAGGCCCGGCGGCGCACCGCCTGA
- a CDS encoding DUF4193 domain-containing protein produces MATDYDTPRKTDDDLNEDSIEELKARRNEKSTSSVDVDEFEAAEGLELPGADLSNEELSVRVLPRQADEFTCMSCFLVHHRSQLYSEKNGNPICRDCGA; encoded by the coding sequence ATGGCAACGGACTACGACACCCCACGCAAGACCGATGACGACCTCAACGAGGACAGCATCGAAGAACTGAAGGCTCGTCGGAACGAGAAGTCGACCAGCTCGGTCGACGTCGACGAGTTCGAGGCGGCGGAGGGCCTGGAGCTCCCCGGTGCCGACCTCTCGAACGAGGAACTCTCCGTCCGGGTGCTCCCGCGCCAGGCCGACGAGTTCACCTGCATGAGCTGCTTCCTGGTGCACCACCGCAGCCAGCTCTACAGCGAGAAGAACGGCAACCCGATCTGCCGGGACTGCGGCGCCTGA